The following coding sequences lie in one Oceanicola sp. 502str15 genomic window:
- the rseP gene encoding RIP metalloprotease RseP gives MEFFGILGGTAGYVVAFVVALSIIVAVHEYGHYIVGRWCGIHAEVFSLGFGKVLYSRTDRRGTEWQIAALPFGGYVKFMGDANAASAGVDGEAVAGLSPEELRRTMPGAPVWARAATVVAGPVFNFILSFVIFSAIVAVRGIATEPVQVGALQPLPQEVRVLEAGDTILEIDGKAVTDINSLYDATADLDLTRPVAYRIERDGAEMIVQGTTPFPPLISSVSPNSAAIDAGLEVGDVITSIDGEPITAFKELQAAVLAGEGAPVALKVWREGETLDFTMTPRRTDLPTADGGFETRYLIGINGGLAFEPATDRLGPLEAVQYGVQQTWFIVTSSINGLGKMISGAISSCNLSGPLKIATTAGQMASQGGQSFIWFVAVLSTAVGLLNLFPIPVLDGGHLVFHAWEAVSGKPPPERLLNILMMIGLTLILSLMVFALGNDLFCEGGIFWKIRAWFV, from the coding sequence ATGGAGTTTTTCGGCATTCTGGGAGGCACGGCAGGATATGTCGTGGCCTTCGTGGTGGCGCTTTCTATCATCGTGGCGGTGCATGAGTACGGCCATTACATCGTGGGGCGCTGGTGCGGAATCCATGCCGAGGTGTTCAGCCTCGGGTTCGGCAAGGTGCTCTACAGCCGGACCGACAGGCGCGGCACCGAATGGCAGATCGCCGCGCTGCCCTTTGGCGGCTACGTGAAATTCATGGGGGACGCCAATGCTGCCTCGGCCGGGGTGGACGGCGAGGCCGTGGCCGGGCTCAGCCCCGAGGAGCTGCGCCGCACCATGCCGGGCGCGCCGGTCTGGGCGCGGGCGGCGACGGTGGTGGCGGGCCCCGTCTTCAACTTCATCCTGAGCTTCGTGATCTTCAGCGCCATCGTGGCCGTGCGCGGCATTGCCACCGAGCCGGTGCAGGTGGGCGCGCTGCAACCGCTGCCGCAGGAGGTGCGGGTGCTGGAGGCGGGCGACACGATTCTGGAGATCGACGGCAAGGCGGTCACCGATATCAACAGCCTCTACGACGCGACCGCCGATCTCGACCTGACCCGGCCCGTGGCCTACCGGATCGAGCGCGACGGGGCGGAGATGATCGTGCAGGGCACGACGCCGTTTCCGCCGCTGATCTCTTCGGTCAGCCCCAACTCGGCCGCGATCGACGCCGGGCTGGAGGTGGGCGACGTGATCACCTCGATCGACGGCGAACCGATCACCGCCTTCAAGGAATTGCAGGCGGCGGTCCTGGCGGGCGAGGGGGCGCCGGTGGCGCTGAAGGTCTGGCGCGAGGGCGAGACGCTCGATTTCACCATGACCCCGCGGCGCACCGATCTGCCCACCGCCGACGGCGGCTTCGAGACGCGCTATCTCATCGGCATCAACGGCGGCCTCGCCTTCGAGCCCGCGACCGACCGGCTCGGCCCGCTTGAGGCGGTGCAATACGGCGTGCAGCAGACGTGGTTCATTGTCACCAGCTCGATCAACGGCCTCGGCAAGATGATTTCGGGCGCGATCTCTTCGTGCAACCTGAGCGGCCCGCTGAAGATTGCGACCACCGCCGGGCAGATGGCGAGCCAGGGCGGGCAGAGCTTTATCTGGTTCGTGGCGGTGCTGTCGACCGCGGTGGGCCTGCTCAACCTGTTCCCGATCCCGGTGCTGGATGGCGGACATCTGGTGTTTCATGCCTGGGAAGCCGTCAGTGGCAAGCCGCCGCCCGAGCGGCTGCTGAACATCCTGATGATGATCGGGCTGACGCTGATCCTCAGCCTGATGGTCTTTGCGCTTGGCAACGACCTGTTCTGCGAGGGCGGGATCTTCTGGAAGATCCGGGCCTGGTTTGTCTGA
- the bamA gene encoding outer membrane protein assembly factor BamA codes for MFRAAETGAGRGATKALMQRVALVIFTTFAMAYTVIPSQASAQSFNFSRVEVNGNQRVDAATIVSYAGIARGETVSAAQINDAYQNILGSGLFATVEVVPRGSTLVINVRENPTIRRIAFEGNKRVKDEEMESVIKSRTSRVFQAGQVEADAAAITELYRVKGRVAATVTPKIIRRSGNQVDLVFEATEGRTVENERISFVGNRKYSDRRLRGALETKQAGIFRQLIQSDTLIEERIAFDKQVLRDFYLSRGYIDFRVQSATAEITRNRDAFLVTFNVQEGQQFRIGKVTVTSSMPEVDANEFARALRVRQGRVYNPQIVETNISRLERLAAQKGINFMRVEPQVTRNERALTLDINFAISKGPRIFVERIDIEGNASTLDRVVRRQFKVVEGDPFNPREIREAAERIRALGFFETADVNARQGSSEDQVVVDVDVVEASTGSLGFGASYGSDAGLGFNISFSERNFLGRGQSLSFGLDTTSSAKAVNFGFREPAFLGREVTFGIDANYRQTESENSRYDTTIGVIRPLFEFPLAERSRLQVRTALSYRELSGIDVGDGGADTGSSFILRNEEGERWDASVGYTYIYDSRITGLNPNAAIRFSFGQDFGGLDGENQYIKTTAAMTAQTKVWNEEVTLRAELEGGALHYTSGGSTVLDRFTLNGKMRGFEANGVGPRDLNVTNEDALGGNFFFVARLEAEFPLGLPEEYGISGGVFYDIGSVWGLDDTGGGPDGTFAVDDELHWRSAIGLSVFWDTPIGPLRFNFSEAIMKQDYDKTRSFDISIRTDF; via the coding sequence ATGTTTCGAGCAGCCGAAACCGGGGCGGGACGGGGCGCGACGAAAGCGTTGATGCAGCGCGTCGCACTAGTCATTTTCACAACATTTGCAATGGCTTACACGGTCATTCCGAGCCAGGCGAGCGCGCAGTCGTTCAATTTCAGCCGGGTCGAGGTGAACGGAAACCAGCGGGTCGATGCCGCAACGATCGTCTCCTACGCCGGAATCGCCCGGGGCGAAACGGTGAGCGCGGCGCAGATCAACGACGCCTATCAGAACATTCTGGGCTCCGGCCTTTTTGCCACGGTCGAGGTGGTTCCGCGCGGGTCGACGCTTGTGATCAACGTCCGCGAGAACCCCACCATCCGCCGCATTGCCTTTGAGGGCAACAAGCGGGTGAAGGACGAGGAGATGGAGAGCGTCATCAAGAGCCGCACCAGCCGCGTCTTCCAGGCCGGGCAGGTCGAGGCCGATGCCGCCGCCATCACCGAGCTCTACCGGGTGAAGGGCCGGGTCGCCGCCACCGTGACCCCCAAGATCATCCGCCGCAGCGGCAACCAGGTTGACCTCGTGTTCGAAGCGACCGAGGGCCGCACGGTCGAGAACGAGCGCATCAGCTTTGTCGGCAACCGCAAGTATTCGGACCGCCGCCTGCGCGGCGCGCTTGAGACCAAGCAGGCCGGGATCTTCCGCCAGCTGATCCAGAGCGACACGCTGATCGAGGAGCGCATTGCCTTCGACAAGCAGGTGCTGCGCGACTTCTACCTCAGCCGGGGCTACATCGACTTCCGGGTGCAGAGCGCGACCGCCGAGATCACCCGCAACCGCGACGCCTTCCTCGTCACCTTCAACGTGCAGGAAGGGCAGCAGTTCAGGATCGGCAAGGTCACGGTGACCTCGTCGATGCCGGAAGTGGATGCCAACGAGTTTGCCCGTGCGCTGCGGGTCCGGCAGGGCCGGGTCTACAATCCGCAGATCGTGGAGACCAACATCAGCCGTCTGGAACGGCTGGCGGCGCAGAAGGGCATCAACTTCATGCGGGTCGAGCCGCAGGTGACCCGCAACGAGCGGGCGCTGACGCTGGACATCAACTTTGCCATCTCCAAGGGTCCGCGCATCTTTGTCGAGCGGATCGACATCGAGGGCAACGCCTCGACGCTGGACCGGGTGGTGCGCCGCCAGTTCAAGGTGGTGGAAGGTGACCCGTTCAACCCGCGCGAGATCCGCGAAGCGGCAGAGCGCATCCGCGCGCTCGGCTTCTTCGAGACGGCGGATGTGAACGCGCGGCAGGGCTCCTCGGAAGACCAGGTCGTGGTGGATGTCGACGTGGTGGAAGCCTCGACGGGCTCGCTCGGCTTTGGCGCCTCCTACGGTTCGGACGCCGGACTTGGCTTCAACATCAGCTTCTCGGAGCGCAACTTCCTCGGCCGTGGCCAGTCGCTGAGCTTCGGGCTGGATACCACCAGCTCGGCCAAGGCGGTGAACTTCGGGTTCCGGGAGCCGGCCTTCCTGGGCCGCGAGGTGACCTTCGGGATCGACGCCAACTATCGCCAGACGGAATCGGAGAACTCGCGCTATGACACCACCATCGGTGTGATCCGCCCGCTGTTCGAGTTTCCGCTGGCAGAGCGCAGCCGCCTTCAGGTGCGCACCGCGCTGTCCTATCGCGAGCTTTCGGGGATCGACGTGGGCGATGGCGGGGCCGATACCGGCTCGTCCTTCATCCTGCGCAACGAAGAGGGTGAGCGCTGGGATGCCTCGGTGGGATACACCTATATCTATGACAGCCGCATCACCGGCCTGAACCCGAACGCGGCGATCCGCTTCAGCTTCGGGCAGGACTTCGGCGGGCTGGACGGCGAGAACCAGTATATCAAGACCACCGCCGCGATGACTGCACAGACCAAGGTGTGGAACGAGGAGGTCACGCTGCGGGCCGAACTGGAGGGCGGTGCGCTGCACTACACTTCGGGCGGCTCCACGGTGCTGGATCGCTTCACGCTGAACGGCAAGATGCGCGGGTTCGAGGCCAACGGCGTTGGGCCGCGCGACCTGAACGTGACCAACGAGGACGCGCTTGGGGGCAACTTCTTCTTCGTGGCGCGCCTCGAAGCGGAGTTCCCGCTGGGGCTGCCGGAAGAATACGGCATCTCGGGCGGCGTCTTCTATGACATCGGGTCTGTCTGGGGGCTCGACGACACCGGCGGCGGGCCGGATGGCACCTTTGCGGTGGACGACGAACTGCACTGGCGCTCCGCCATCGGTCTGTCGGTCTTTTGGGATACCCCGATCGGGCCGCTGCGCTTCAACTTCTCGGAAGCCATCATGAAGCAGGACTACGACAAGACGCGCAGCTTCGACATTTCGATCCGCACCGATTTCTGA
- a CDS encoding OmpH family outer membrane protein, which translates to MLGALMIGLAGAGAPAAAQEGARPPSSVLTINQERLFRTTLFGQRLQRELNAARSELIAENARIQEQLETEEAALTERRQTMEPAAFRALATAFDDKVTEIRAEQEAKTRSLQRRQERDQQLFNSAIGPVVREVVEARGASVILDSRAILLAVSDVDVTDVVRARVDEILGDGGSLATPPEEEDTQEPGEIPFATGEPVDEGGTGSD; encoded by the coding sequence ATGTTGGGGGCCCTGATGATCGGGCTGGCCGGGGCGGGTGCCCCGGCTGCGGCACAGGAGGGGGCACGACCGCCTTCGTCGGTGCTGACGATCAACCAGGAGCGGCTGTTTCGGACCACGCTGTTTGGCCAGCGCCTGCAGCGTGAGCTGAATGCGGCGCGCTCCGAGCTGATTGCCGAGAACGCCCGCATTCAGGAGCAGCTCGAAACCGAGGAGGCCGCGCTGACCGAGCGGCGCCAGACGATGGAGCCTGCCGCCTTTCGCGCGCTGGCGACCGCCTTTGATGACAAGGTGACCGAGATCCGCGCCGAGCAGGAGGCCAAGACCCGCAGCCTGCAACGTCGGCAGGAGCGCGATCAGCAACTGTTCAACTCGGCCATCGGCCCGGTGGTGCGCGAAGTGGTGGAGGCGCGGGGCGCCTCGGTGATCCTCGATTCCCGCGCGATCCTGCTGGCGGTGTCGGATGTGGACGTGACGGACGTGGTGCGGGCCCGCGTCGACGAGATTTTGGGAGACGGCGGCAGCCTTGCCACCCCGCCGGAAGAAGAAGACACTCAAGAGCCGGGCGAGATCCCGTTTGCCACCGGCGAGCCGGTGGACGAAGGCGGCACAGGCTCGGACTGA
- the fabZ gene encoding 3-hydroxyacyl-ACP dehydratase FabZ, protein MSDTPETVDLEMIQRIIPHRYPFLLVDKVRDVKFCESAVGIKNVTFNEPHFQGHFPGAPIMPGVTIIEALAQTAAVMVGASLELQDKGMLVYFMGMEGVKFRRKVVPGDVLELHVSVTRGKPGGKVWKFKGEAKVEGEMAAEAEFTAMMDMPQAAASEGK, encoded by the coding sequence ATGAGCGATACCCCCGAAACCGTTGATCTGGAGATGATCCAGCGGATCATTCCGCACCGCTACCCGTTCTTGCTGGTGGACAAGGTGCGCGACGTGAAGTTTTGCGAGAGCGCGGTTGGCATCAAGAATGTCACCTTCAACGAGCCGCATTTTCAGGGCCATTTTCCCGGTGCGCCGATCATGCCCGGCGTCACCATCATCGAGGCGCTGGCGCAGACCGCGGCGGTGATGGTGGGGGCGTCGCTGGAGCTTCAGGACAAGGGGATGCTGGTGTATTTCATGGGCATGGAGGGCGTGAAGTTTCGCCGCAAGGTGGTGCCCGGCGATGTGCTGGAGCTGCATGTGAGCGTGACCCGCGGCAAGCCCGGCGGCAAGGTGTGGAAGTTCAAGGGCGAGGCGAAGGTGGAGGGCGAGATGGCCGCCGAGGCCGAGTTTACCGCCATGATGGACATGCCGCAGGCCGCCGCTTCGGAGGGCAAATGA